Genomic window (Nitrospirales bacterium LBB_01):
CAAAAAACTTACACACTGCAATAAGTGATACCATCAATTACTTAAACTCTGTAAATCTGCCCGGTAATAATGGTTTGACTCTTGTGGTGTTTAGCGGTAAATCATGTAAAGAAGAAATAATTGACGATGAGATAATTGCCAATCTTACAGAAACTTTAATAAAAAAACAAATAAAAATTTACGGAATAGGCATGGTCAGGAATAATCCTGTTGTTGAACTTGCATCGGAAACTCGCGGTCAGTTTATCCCTGTTGCAGAAAAAGAAAGCTACACATCAAACGCAGTGATTCTTTATGAGGCGCTTAAATCACCTGAGTTAATCCCCTTTCAAAGAGGCAAATTTATAGTTGATGAGTCAATTTATGAGGTAACTCTTTTCGGCGAAAAAATAAGTAAAGACAGTACGTTATTCTTGTACTCTCCTGATAATAAAAAATATACAAACAAGGAAAGCCCTGAATTCGTTAAATGGCACTCATACAATAAATATGATATAGTACGGATTACAAGCCCAGAGCCCGGCCCATGGTCACTTCAATTCGTAACCGGTAAGGGAAACAGGGCTTATGTTAACTCAAGCTTCAAGGTAGTGTCCTATTTTGATGCTCCGTATGTTCCTGTAAATGGCAACACAGTTATTAATGCACGGCTTAGGATGGATAACTTATACGTTAAAGACCCTGATATCCTTAAAAATATGGAATTTACCATGCTAACGGCTAAAAAGGATGAGGAAGAGACAGAGACTGATCTCAAGGTAGAAAAAACAGGAAATTTAAAAGGACTTTTCAGTCCATCAGAAGAGGGTCTCTACAGGATTACATTTAATGCCTCAAGTAAAACATTAACAAGAGGTAAGTCGTTTGTTGTTATGGCCGAGAAGAAATTGAAAATACCTTCTCACACAATTAAGAAAAAGCATAAAAAGACGGAAATGACTTTCACTGAGGCTGTGATGGTGTTTCTTTCTGTTAACCTTATTTTCATAATAGCTGCCTGGGGTTATATTAAAAAAGAGACGATTAAAGTTTTGCTGCATCAGCTTTTAAGCATTTTTGCAAAAGTTGAAGATGTAAAGGTTTTTATACATCAACTATTAAACAGGAAAAGGCAGGCACATAAGCATGGTTAGGGTAAACTATATATTTTTCTTATTCTTAATAGAGTTTTGTGTTTTATTTTTTGGTCTTAGCATCCTTTTTTTTATCAGGGGAAAACGTATAACTGTAAAAATGAAAAGTGCCGACAACAACCTTGGTGTAGAGGAATTCAAGGATACTCTTAACTCTGAACTAAAGAAGATTATGGAAAATGCGTATAAGTCATCGGAAACATTCAGTGAGGATGACGTAAAACTTATAATAGAACACCACGTTAATGAAGCAAAACGGGATTTTGTTAACTCAGCTCTTAAATCATTAGACGAGAGCAAAGGCGACTATCATAACCTGTGGCACAACCTCTACGGTTTATACGA
Coding sequences:
- a CDS encoding VWA domain-containing protein, producing the protein MLRAFFIVFFILTPAFVASTSSLSTSEAGDVFVLFDATGFDEHIDDAVSGAKMFINLLDTNDRVGLSALSDNHSITVALSKLDSGSTLMKSLDNLNSSGNCSKNLHTAISDTINYLNSVNLPGNNGLTLVVFSGKSCKEEIIDDEIIANLTETLIKKQIKIYGIGMVRNNPVVELASETRGQFIPVAEKESYTSNAVILYEALKSPELIPFQRGKFIVDESIYEVTLFGEKISKDSTLFLYSPDNKKYTNKESPEFVKWHSYNKYDIVRITSPEPGPWSLQFVTGKGNRAYVNSSFKVVSYFDAPYVPVNGNTVINARLRMDNLYVKDPDILKNMEFTMLTAKKDEEETETDLKVEKTGNLKGLFSPSEEGLYRITFNASSKTLTRGKSFVVMAEKKLKIPSHTIKKKHKKTEMTFTEAVMVFLSVNLIFIIAAWGYIKKETIKVLLHQLLSIFAKVEDVKVFIHQLLNRKRQAHKHG